The Virgibacillus phasianinus genome includes a window with the following:
- a CDS encoding isochorismatase family protein translates to MMQDLILNPEKTALVVIDLQKGVVDHINGKPHQNERVVENSAKLAGAFREKGALVTLVHVDFHDGKDALNPITDAPTQTPEGKPKNFSQFIPEFEPVEGDLIVTKHQWGAFFGTDLDVQLRRRGIDTIVLTGIATNIGVGVTAVEAYQRNYQQIFAIDAMNAISQEEHDYTKKYMFPRMGRIRKTEDILKAL, encoded by the coding sequence ATGATGCAAGATTTAATACTTAATCCTGAAAAAACTGCGTTGGTGGTTATAGATTTGCAAAAGGGGGTTGTTGATCATATCAACGGAAAGCCCCACCAGAATGAAAGGGTTGTGGAAAATTCGGCGAAATTGGCTGGGGCTTTTCGTGAGAAAGGTGCTCTTGTAACCCTTGTGCATGTCGATTTTCATGATGGTAAAGATGCATTGAACCCGATTACAGATGCGCCCACCCAAACTCCCGAAGGAAAGCCAAAAAATTTCAGCCAATTTATTCCGGAATTTGAACCGGTAGAAGGTGATTTGATCGTCACAAAACATCAGTGGGGTGCCTTTTTTGGGACGGACCTGGATGTGCAGTTACGCCGGCGTGGGATCGACACGATTGTTTTGACCGGAATCGCAACCAATATCGGGGTTGGTGTGACGGCTGTGGAGGCATACCAGCGCAACTATCAGCAGATTTTTGCGATTGATGCGATGAACGCAATCTCACAGGAGGAACATGACTATACGAAGAAATATATGTTTCCGCGCATGGGACGAATCCGTAAAACAGAGGATATTTTGAAGGCGTTGTAA